The nucleotide sequence GGAGTAAAGAATCACCTGGTGTCATTCGTGTGGTTGTGTAACCGTGTCGGGTGGGCGCTGCTCGGGTGGGTgctgagtgtttttttatggggggggggggggttgttagcttgttagctagCCGTCGCCTGTCAGCTTGAATTAAAATGGCGTCTGTTTTTAAATTCCCCCGATGGAGCGGTGAGGTCCGCGTCCCGAGCTGTTGGAGCTCTTCTTCAAAACCCCTGAAATATAAGAAGCTACGATGCAGGATTAACATGAGAGTCATTAGCTcctggtttgttttgttgctgctgaacCTGTTGGCTTCTGCAACTTGTTGACTGCAGCTTAAATGGTTGATGTTATCATTGATTCTCCCTGACCACAGTAATATGCAGTCAGGTTATTAGACTTTGAGATCAGTCTGATTATTGTGACGTTGCACTCGCTCGTCTCTTTTCTTGgttaaaacaacagcagcaatcTGTGCGTTGTGCACGTGAATCTGTCCGTGACCGCGAAGCTTGGATCAGTAATACAAACACCCGTCTCTGCCTGTGAAAGTAGGGCTGCATTGTGTCCCTGAGGCATGTGATGCTGTGCCAACAACCTCCTTCTGTCTCTACAGCTGGTGACAGCTTTATttcagggagagaaaaacagccCCCCTGTTCATCGGCTTGAGAAATACCCATCGGAcagattcagtgttttctgaaaTATCTTGTGTCTTACTTTTCTGACCTTTTCAGATTGAATGTTACATTTTGTGTATGATTTCCCCTCCAGAGACGGACTGCCACATTGTCATCTGCTGCAAGGACGACCTATTCTAACACTGTCCTTCACTGAACATAGCAACAATGGTAATTATATCATTTAAGTCTCAGTTTCATTTGAAGCTGCATATCTGTGTGATTTTCGGACAACAGTAACACTGATCCTTCTGTTGAGCACCACTGATAACAGAGCTAACAAACATGTCACATCCCACAAAGAACTAGTGCCAGTGTTTTGTTCTGCCAGTCTGCCCAGGGCTTTAGAAGCACATGCTGCGCCTTCCACGCCACAGCTCTGCTTTAAATTGGCTCTGGCTGCCTGTGCGCACATTTGCCTTGTGTAATCACTGGTGTTGGAAGCTTGGCATAGACATGAGGCTCTGCTACTTAgcgttttttattttaatcaaagcCAAGTGAGTGACAGAGGAAGTAGGTCTTTCAGTTTAATGATGTAGAACCTTCTAATCTTTATAAATACCTCGCAAAGATCTATCACCTCTGCTGCATAAGTCACACAATTTCATTTGCAGTACTGTTGTCGTCTCTTATCACCACAACCTCTCTTGACATCTTAGTCTGTGTCTTGTACTGTCTAACTTCCCACCTGGGTGCCTTTGTCGGGCACCATTTGTGGTATGATTTGGTGAAAACCCTGCCACAACTGGAACCACTTTCTCATTTCTCCTTTATTCGTGATCTTGCGTGTTTTCATCACCAGCCTCCCCCGATGCGCCACCGCTCAATGCGTGTCTTCATGAATGATGACCGCCATGTCATGGCCAAACACTCAGCCATCTACCCAACTCAAGAGGAGCTGGAAAGTGTTCAGAACATGGTGTCTTACACAGAGCGGGCCCTCAAGGCGGTCTCGGATTGGCTTGATAAGCAGGAGAAGGGAGTGTCTAAGCCTGAGTCAGATGGCACAGACACAGATAAGGAAAGGTGAGGAGATGTAATTTCTTCTGTTCAGTTAGTAAGAAGCCTCTGACCACATGTCCCTTTTTGTACTTATCCTCtgtacttatttatttttgaagtgAGCAGAAAGACCAGGCCACTCGCACTCTGCGAGGTGTAATGAGGGTGGGTCTGGTTGCCAAAGGGCTGCTACTGAAGGGGGACCTGGACCTGGAGCTGGTGCTCCTCTGTAAGGACAAGCCTACGACCAATCTGCTGAAGAAAGTGTCTGAGAACCTTGTTACTCAGCTCAAGGTAAGAACAAACCGCTGGTAATTCAGTGTTCAATATAATGTGATCCCCTTCGTATTAGAGCCTAAGCGGGCCACAGAAGAGTATAAACAATATTCAAGCCAATATCCATTATCTAGTCTGACTGAGCAGATGTGGATTGTGGGTATAAGCTTCTCGTTGGAAGCCCATGTCAGCCGGCATCAACACGATTTAGCTGATCATAGCTGGAGGAGCTATCTTTTACCTTTTATCTGTGAGAGGCTCATCATCCTGCAGATTTATCAGTTCAGCTCTAATTGTCATACCTATCACAGCCGACCCTACACAGTTGATCACTGGCTGCGTGTGTTGACATGATAAAGGAATCTGTTGAAGTGATGGCTTATTGGAGCAGCTGTAGGGTTTGACTTGTTGTTATCatgtgctgtgatttctcaTGACTGAATCTTTTCGCAGCTGATCGTAGAAGACAAGTATGTGGTGACCCAGAACATCCGCGAGGCGAGTATCATCATCAAGAATGCCAAGGAGCCCCCTCTCACCCTCACCATTCACTTGACTTCCCCTTTGGTTCGTGAGGAAGTTGAGAAGGCTGCCGCCGGTGGTAAGCTCCTGCACAAGGACCATATTGTTGTTTCTCTTCCTTCTTTAGTGGCGTCCTGCCTCCAGCAGGGAGGCCAGGCAGGCAACCAGACTAGACAGATATTGTTTATTGGGCCTTCAATGGAGCTAGGGGACAAGAAATGCACCGTCACATAACCAAACTGTGCTATGCTTATAGCTCTCTAGCCACTCTCGTAGTTCCATGTAATGTAATTGTACATTTTTGATGGCCCAATATACAGTATAGGGCAGGTAGTTTACTGACTGTTGAAGACTTTTCTTCCCCTTGATGATCAAGGTCACCAATGAAATGAAGGCTTACTGAGAATTTAACCAAATACAAAAAGAGAGACcactttgtttgcatgtgttttatcaTTGATGATGAACGGTTTGCATTGCAGCAAAAATGAGTAGCAAAACGTGGTGAAACTGACTTTGGTTATGAGACCCAGCAGTGGGCTTTTGACTGTCTGATGTTCCATAACAGGGAAGGCTCCGGCTTACAGATAACGACACGGGACGTTTGATTCTGCTCCTAAACTGGGGGATCAGCCCCAGTTGTTAGGTAGCAGTACAGTTTATGCAATTTGATCGTGTTTACAATATTTTAGCTTTATTTTAgctgatacaaatacaaagaaccATTTCCAGTAGTTAATATTCTAGTTGAGAGATCTCAGGAGTCGTGAGGATCTCGGTTGTTGCAGCTGTCAAACCGTGTCCTTATCTTTAGCCCTGTCTGAACAGTGATGCCCAGTTTGGGTCTTGCTCTTAAGCCATCAGTTTTGCTGCAGTGTGGACCTGTTTTGAGACCCACTTTTTGTGCATCTGATAACTTCTGCCTGTGGTTCCAATTCTGATTCTCTCTGTCAAGCCTTCTAGTTTGTCAATTTTTAGGGACGCTGGACCTTTGACCAACTGGCCGCTCTCTGTCTCGGAAGGGGCAAAGTGCAGTGTACCCAGTATAGGGGCGAAGGGGAGGGCCTCTACCTCCTGTTAGCGctagaaaagaaaagcattgaAGCGTCCATTTGAGTTCAAGCAATCACGAAGAGACAACCTCCCATTTGTCACAATCAGATatatttaacccattaagacCAGAAGCAACAAATGCGCGTTTAAACCTTTAAAACCAGGTTCGATGTTTGCACACTCAGTGAGACGTGAGCATCTCATCCATGATAAAAATCAAATCCTCGTGGGAAGTGTAGTTTTGTTAGCGCTCTTTTCATGCAATGTAGCGTTTCAGATTATGTCTGAAGAAGTCACATGACATACTGAAGCAGATATCATCGGAGTTGTattgatgatgaaaataataaggaAGAAGATTCAGACCCAGATGATGTTTCAGTCAGAAAGAGACATGTTtgaggagcaggaagaagaagggggggggtgGTTTGTGGAAACAGCAATGATTTATAATGAAAGCCAAATGTTTAagctttaaaactttttttatgtCACGTCTCTTTCTGCCTAAGaggctgaaaaataaaagcttttgtaAACGCTAATAAGTTTAAAAGGGTCGATGCTTAGGTTTTACAATGCCTTTCTATTCAGCGCTTTAGGTCTTCATGGGTTAAAGTTCACATTCCTTTTAAATATTAGAGATTCTGTAAATgactttcatttttttactaAAGTAAAGATATAATCCACTTCACAACACTGTTGATCTGGTGGGTTTTAAGTTTAAAACCTGTTTGCTAGCccgtgcaaaaaaaaaaaacatattgactGGGAGGTTGGGAGCGTTTGATGGTTCTCCAGTGGAGGGgtccccctccccttccccctCCTGCCTGTGGTTTGGGAAGGCTGCCTGTGTTCCCCCTGGCCGGCTGACAGAACTCCCCTTGGTCAAACTGTACCTTGTCTTCTTATTCCACCTGCCAATAGAAACGCTTTCAGTCAACGATCCCCCGGATGTTCTGGACAGGCAGAAATGCCTAACTGCCTTGGCGTCTCTCCGCCACGCTAAGTGGTTCCAGGTTTGGATCTTGCCTTTATTTGTCTCTAAAACAGAAGTAGTTTTGAGTTTGGTTCTATGTTCCTTTGTCATTTATTTGGGCgttcaatgtgttttttcttcttttttttttatttctttactctTTTTGAAGTGCTCCTCCTGTAGTAATACTTGACGATCTGGGTGTTTGTTTCTCAGGAAACCTTTGTCATTACACTGCTGTAGAGTTGCTTTGCTCACTTAACAGGTTCCTACTGCAGTGCCATTTTAAAAGACCGTAATTGCTGCTTTTTAGTCGCCGAGTTCATTAGTTTCACTCAGAAAATCTGGGACTAATACATCACGTGTCCAGGTGCAATATTTCTATTATACAATCATTGGTGTGACTGAGTAATTCCCATATTTATGCAGGTATTTTTTGCTTCCATACTCTGTAGTTTTGAAaagagttcttttttttttttaatagtgaACCATGTTGCTAATAACTCATAGTACCGTGGCCTGTGTCATCTTTGGCTTTCACACTATAATAATGTTGTGTTCCAtctctgcagcttgtttttgtaGTGTGGCCTCAACCTTTCCTGCTCTCTGGCTGTTTCGTTACTGTGTGCTACCAAATCAACAGGAATATTGCACCTCGAGTCatagtttatctttttttttttttttttttaattgcctcTGACTTAACCATTACCCCTTTCAGTGACGGCACTCATCAGCGCGTTCTTATTTGAATAGTTCACTTGGTTCTCATGTTAAACTTGGTCTTAAGTTTGAGGTGATTCAATTGACTCCTTTCCTCTTGATCTTTAGTGATAAgcatgattttgttttcattcaaacaaatgttttatgtctGATAACTTCACCATCAATCGTCTTGGCTATTGACCCTACAGCTTTAATTGTGAATGGTCATAAGTAGTGTTTCCCAAAAACTTACCATTATCCTCTGATATCCCTGAATGTCTCCATAATGACAAAGTTAAGCTGTTAAAGTCTGTGTGgcttcatttttattaatttccaTTAACTTGGATATTTTGGTGAATTGCTTTATGCCCCACACGCTCTTCCTCTTTGACTAAGGCTTCCTGTCATCCTCGtgccccttcctccccctcctctgcttgTGTCTCCAGGCCAGAGCTAACGGACTCCGCTCCTGTGTCATTGTCATCCGGATTCTAAGGGACCTGTGCGCCCGTGTCCCCACATGGGCTCCGCTTCGTGGTTGGGTGAGTCCCCTTTACGGCCTCAACACACTAATCTTTGTGAAACTCTGCTCCTCGTGGCTGCTGAGAATAGATGTATATGTAAtagggtcttttttttttttttaactgttttgGCTGCTGAGACCATCATAGTCATCTTTACGAACTTTCACACAATCATTTGTCTGCCTAGATACAAAAAAAGCAAGGCACCACCATCACAGTTAAATCACAGCGATGCTATCTAACGCAGTGACCTAGAATCTCTCTGTGCTAGTAGCCGAGCTTAAAAATAGCTTCCTCGAACaacgtctccctctctcccctgctgTGCAGCCTCTGGAGCTGATCTGTGAGAAAGCCATTGGTACAGGGAACCGGCCCATGGGGGCAGGAGAAGCTCTGCGGAGAGTTTTAGAGTGTCTGGCGTCAGGAATCCTCATGGCAGGTATGTATGCAGAGCTTCTTCTCCagggttgtttttaattttgttagAATTGCACTGTTGAATCTCATATTGCAtctttttcaaatgattttttatcTGCGTTGTAGATGCTGCTGGAATCTCTGACCCATGTGAGAAGGAGTCCAAAGATGCTATTGGTCACTTGGACCACCAGCAGAGGGAAGACATCACAGCAAGTGCACAAGTGAGTAAGATACATTCGTATGTGCGCTCGATAAGTGAACGTGAAATTCCCTCCCGCTCACTGTCCGTTGTTTCCTCAGCATGCCTTAAGGTTGTCAGCTTTTGGACAGCTTCACAAAGTGCTCGGAATGGATCCCCTTCCCTCTAAGATGCCCAAGAAACCTCGTAGTGAGACTCCGATTGATTACATAGgtaattcatatttaaatacacagtCAGACTCCAGAATATGTACATATAATTATTATGTTTGTACCTTGTTATGGGAAataaatttgtgtttgtgtttcagtgcaaATCC is from Paralichthys olivaceus isolate ysfri-2021 chromosome 5, ASM2471397v2, whole genome shotgun sequence and encodes:
- the ilf3b gene encoding interleukin enhancer-binding factor 3 homolog isoform X3, which produces MPPPMRHRSMRVFMNDDRHVMAKHSAIYPTQEELESVQNMVSYTERALKAVSDWLDKQEKGVSKPESDGTDTDKESEQKDQATRTLRGVMRVGLVAKGLLLKGDLDLELVLLCKDKPTTNLLKKVSENLVTQLKLIVEDKYVVTQNIREASIIIKNAKEPPLTLTIHLTSPLVREEVEKAAAGETLSVNDPPDVLDRQKCLTALASLRHAKWFQARANGLRSCVIVIRILRDLCARVPTWAPLRGWPLELICEKAIGTGNRPMGAGEALRRVLECLASGILMADAAGISDPCEKESKDAIGHLDHQQREDITASAQHALRLSAFGQLHKVLGMDPLPSKMPKKPRSETPIDYIVQIPPSTAYAPPMKRPIEEEEGTDDKSPNKKKKKLQKKSPEDKAEPPQAMNALMRLNQLKPGLQYKLISQTGPVHVPVFTMAVEVDGKTFEASGPSKRTAKLHVAVKVLQYMGLPTGVEVKTTDSVKLDETEAVLKVEELKPVVPPIETPAAATGAASADATDAGETARQQGPILTKHGKNPVMELNEKRRGLKYELISETGGSHDKRFVMEVEIDGQKFQGTGSNKKVAKAYAALAALERLFPEGSVAEAAKKKKGPPMHTPGFGMMGASGGGDAGLHRGRGRGGRGRGRGRGFNNGGGYGQGGGFGTYGYGNNANAGYSDFVSDCYGYHEFAT
- the ilf3b gene encoding interleukin enhancer-binding factor 3 homolog isoform X4, encoding MPPPMRHRSMRVFMNDDRHVMAKHSAIYPTQEELESVQNMVSYTERALKAVSDWLDKQEKGVSKPESDGTDTDKESEQKDQATRTLRGVMRVGLVAKGLLLKGDLDLELVLLCKDKPTTNLLKKVSENLVTQLKLIVEDKYVVTQNIREASIIIKNAKEPPLTLTIHLTSPLVREEVEKAAAGETLSVNDPPDVLDRQKCLTALASLRHAKWFQARANGLRSCVIVIRILRDLCARVPTWAPLRGWPLELICEKAIGTGNRPMGAGEALRRVLECLASGILMADAAGISDPCEKESKDAIGHLDHQQREDITASAQHALRLSAFGQLHKVLGMDPLPSKMPKKPRSETPIDYIVQIPPSTAYAPPMKRPIEEEEGTDDKSPNKKKKKLQKKSPEDKAEPPQAMNALMRLNQLKPGLQYKLISQTGPVHVPVFTMAVEVDGKTFEASGPSKRTAKLHVAVKVLQYMGLPTGVEVKTTDSVKLDETEAVLKVEELKPVVPPIETPAAATGAASADATDAGEGPILTKHGKNPVMELNEKRRGLKYELISETGGSHDKRFVMEVEIDGQKFQGTGSNKKVAKAYAALAALERLFPEGSVAEAAKKKKGPPMHTPGFGMMGASGGGDAGLHRGRGRGGRGRGRGRGFNNGGGYGQGGGFGTYGYGNNANAGYSDFVSDCYGYHEFAT